A section of the Oncorhynchus keta strain PuntledgeMale-10-30-2019 chromosome 15, Oket_V2, whole genome shotgun sequence genome encodes:
- the cebpd gene encoding CCAAT/enhancer-binding protein delta: MCDIYSLDSQCVSPQCNMSWAMEPTNFYDNKLSSGLQGVCKPGRSDHGTGEDTTMAELNTAPAMYDDESAIDFSSYIESMTAVPHLELCNDELFLDLFNTVKQEKTDFYMPSSTTSSSNMQQLSNCSTNAYAVGSQKEFERKLKGGFDNKGVFSAPIKQESDWSDNDMSSSLPSQIKNCAQTSVSLPMGQPTPPSTPEPLSSQSAHSSPRKVGKEKGKKNFDRYSQEYRQRRERNNVAVRKSRDKAKQRNVEMQQKMLELGSENDRLHKTIDQLTSELTGLRDFFKQLPNHSSSFLGTTGGARR, from the coding sequence ATGTGTGATATATACAGCCTGGATTCTCAGTGCGTGTCTCCACAATGCAACATGAGTTGGGCGATGGAGCCTACAAACTTCTACGACAATAAGCTGAGCAGCGGTCTTCAGGGGGTCTGCAAACCCGGGAGAAGTGATCATGGCACGGGCGAGGACACAACCATGGCCGAGCTGAACACAGCCCCTGCAATGTACGACGACGAGAGTGCCATCGACTTCAGCTCCTACATAGAGTCGATGACAGCAGTACCACACCTGGAACTCTGCAACGATGAACTTTTCCTTGACTTATTCAACACTGTGAAGCAAGAGAAGACAGACTTCTACATGCCAAGCTCGACTACGTCGTCCAGCAATATGCAGCAGCTGTCAAACTGTTCAACCAACGCATACGCAGTTGGAAGCCAAAAAGAGTTCGAGAGGAAGCTCAAGGGTGGATTTGACAACAAGGGGGTCTTCAGTGCACCGATTAAACAGGAATCGGACTGGAGCGACAATGACATGTCCTCGTCGTTACCTTCCCAGATCAAAAACTGCGCGCAGACCTCCGTGAGCCTTCCCATGGGACAACCAACTCCACCATCAACCCCAGAGCCCCTCTCAAGCCAATCAGCCCACTCCTCTCCTCGGAAGGTCGGCAAGGAGAAAGGGAAAAAGAATTTTGACAGGTACAGCCAAGAGTACCGCCAGAGACGTGAGAGGAATAACGTTGCAGTGAGGAAAAGTAGGGACAAAGCAAAGCAACGCAACGTGGAAATGCAGCAAAAAATGCTTGAACTGGGTTCAGAGAATGACAGATTACACAAAACTATCGATCAACTAACCAGTGAGCTCACTGGCCTGAGAGATTTCTTCAAGCAGCTTCCCAATCACAGCTCCTCGTTTTTGGGGACCACGGGTGGGGCCAGGCGGTGA